The region CTGCCGGATCACTCAGCCGTTGCGCGATGAACGGCCAGGCTGCGGCTTGCCGATGCGCCGTAAGCGCCGCAATCGCGTGGGCCCGAACGAGAGGATATCTGTCGCGGACGGCCAAAAGCGCAATTTTTGGGGCCGCCGCGCTTTGCCGTTGCGAGAGGGCATAAAGCGCCTGCTCCCGCAGCATCCAAGGCGCGGCATGCTCGAACATGTGTACGAGCCAGCGGTCAATGACGGTATCGGGGGGCAACAGGGCGGCTGCCAGCACAAGCCGCCATCGGGCTTCAAACGACCGAGCCTCCGTCACGGTTTGCTTGAGCCAATCGGCCATACGATTGCGCTCGGCCGAAATCGGGGAGAGCGCAAGAATAGCCCCCGCGCGCGCGCCCACCGTTGGCTTAGACGACCACCACTTCACAAGCGCGCCATCGCCACGGTCCGTGCCGAGATGAGAGACCGTGGCCCGAAGGGCTTCCCTGAGCGCCGCGCGCTCCGTCCCGCCCCGGCGTCCCAACGCTTTTAAAAGCGTGGGAAGGGCATTCTCCGGATGGTGTTCGGCCATCCAGCGTGCAACATGGTCCCCTTCTCTTGAAGGATACAGGCTGATGGTATCGAGTTCCCCTAAGGCCTCATCTCCGATTGCCATCAACGCTTTGACTGCCGCCTGTCTTGTAACCGCGTCACGGTCCTGCGCCGCTCGACCGAGCGCCAATAAAGCCACGGGCGTGCGGGGCGCGTAGCTTGCGAAAATAGAGACCGCGCCTCGGCGCGAAAGGGCGCCCAAGCTGCCGTAGTTATGGTGGAGGCGCAAGACGGCTTCTGTTCCCCAGTGCTTGAGCAGGGAAGTGGCTTCGTCTTGCGCTTCTCCGCCTTGACGCCATCGCGAAAGCAGCTGCTCAAGTCCGTTCTTCCGATCAAGCTCGCTGTACCCCGATAGTTCCATCTGAGAGAGAACAAGGGAACCATCTTCACGCACAACCGAGACGCAGCGCCACATCTTCGGCTTGCTGAATCTGACCCAGATTGCTCCACCCTGTGTATCAGGTGGCAAGGTGACGGCGAGGGGCACGCCAGTATTCCCGATGAGAAGCAGCCGGCCGGGCACGCTCGCCGGACTCCCCATTTGGATGCGCAGCGCCTCTAGGGGCCAGCTTTGGCTCTCCCAACTCCAAGTGACGAAATCCTCCGGATAGCGGAGGGCTCGGTTGCGACTTAGTAACGCCACTTTTGGCATGTCCGGGAACTCATCGGGCCGCTCGGCAAGCGGCTTGACTAAGATCGCTGCGTTCCTGAGGGCTTGCGGAATGCGCGGCAATACCACGGCGCGAAGCGACATCGTTTGAGGGTCGAGGTACTGCGGTTCGATGGCGGCGAGCGGTTGTCCGCAAACCCGCACCCGTTCTCGCGCTTCGCTCACCGTCACGCGCGCCAAGGGACCCTGTTTCCTGATAGTCACTGCTTGCGCGATTCGCTCTCCGGGATCGCCGTGCAGATCTTCACGGCCAGACCACAACCAATCCGCGCGCCCCTCGGGCGCTACGAGCAGCGCTGCGTAACGCATCTCTTCAGACTTCACGCGAACGACCGCCACGTACGCATCGTCCGCTTTGCCGAGTCGAAACGAACGTACCGAGATGGAGCGTGGATGCGTTAAGGGAAGATCAAGACGGGCGCTATCGGCTAGCAGTGCTACCCCTTCGTCCGTGGGCTGGACGCGGATGCTGACCGGAGGCGCTGTTTGGTGCAGCCGCGCATGACGGTACCACGTGGCGGGGGCTGACTCCGCGAATGCCTGAGAGGCGAGCGTCAAAAAAGCGATGACCATCCAGCTCATATTCAGCGATCGGCGCGTCATGGTGTGGTGGTTGCCGTCATGAACTCACGCGGAAGCTGATCGCAAAAGAGACGATAGAACGCGCCTTGTGTACGCCAAAGCTCAAGCGGCCTGCCTCGTTCGATCTCTCGGCCGCCATCAAGTACGAGTACGCGGTCTGCCATGCGTACCGCGCTCAGCCGATGCGAAACGAGGACGATGGAGCGGCGAGGATAAAGGCGTCGATACCCGAACAGTGCTTCGGTGAGCTCGTGCTCCGTAGGGCCGTCAAGCGCCGAGGTGGGTTCATCGAGCACCATCATGGGCGCTTGCTTATAAAGCGCGCGCGCGATGGCCACGCGTTGCGTCTCTCCCACCGAGAGCCGAATGCCGTTTGCGCCAATCCGTGTCTGCAGTCCGTCGGGTAACTGCTCCACAAAGGCATCGATACGGGAGAACTTCGCTACCTGTGCCAAACGGTCCATGTCGAGCTCGGGATCGCCCAGGGCGATGTTCTCAGCGATGCTGCCATCGATCAGCCTGGGCGTTTGGGGAAGCCAAGCGAACTTGCTCCGCCATTGGTCGGGCGAGAATGCCCCGTACTGTTGTCCCTGCCACAGCATGCTGCCCCGATTGTGTTCAAGGTTGCCAACGAGCACATTCATCAAGGTGGTTTTTCCTGAGCCACTCGCTCCCACCACGGCTACACACTCGCCGGGTCCTATGTGCAAGCGCATATCCCAAATCACCGGTCTGTTGCCATAGCCCGCGCTCACGTCCAAGAGCGAGAGATCGGGCATGTCATCAGCCGAGGCATGGGGTGTTTCTTCGGCAATACTAGGCTCCGCTGAGAGCGAGAGAAGATCCCCCAGGCGCTCGAGCGCCGCGAGCCCCGCATGCGCGTGCTGCATAGAAGCGCCTAGCCTCAACAATGGTCGGTACACAAGTAACGCCGCTGCGAAAAACGCAGCCAGACCCGCCGGTGAGTTCGATGCGATGCCGTGTCGCGTCGCAATAATCATGGCTAGCGCCACCGCGCCGGCGCACACCAACTCAACTGTGAAGGCGAGGGCTGTTCGCGAGCGTACGATTCGAAGATGATTGTTGTGAAGCGCGTGAGCTTGCTGGAGAAACCGGCGCTCCTCTTTGCGACTTGCATGGTAACTTCGCAGCTCTGCGACCATGCTGGCGCTCTCAGTGACGGTGACTGACAGCGCCCCT is a window of Myxococcales bacterium DNA encoding:
- a CDS encoding HEAT repeat domain-containing protein, which encodes MTRRSLNMSWMVIAFLTLASQAFAESAPATWYRHARLHQTAPPVSIRVQPTDEGVALLADSARLDLPLTHPRSISVRSFRLGKADDAYVAVVRVKSEEMRYAALLVAPEGRADWLWSGREDLHGDPGERIAQAVTIRKQGPLARVTVSEARERVRVCGQPLAAIEPQYLDPQTMSLRAVVLPRIPQALRNAAILVKPLAERPDEFPDMPKVALLSRNRALRYPEDFVTWSWESQSWPLEALRIQMGSPASVPGRLLLIGNTGVPLAVTLPPDTQGGAIWVRFSKPKMWRCVSVVREDGSLVLSQMELSGYSELDRKNGLEQLLSRWRQGGEAQDEATSLLKHWGTEAVLRLHHNYGSLGALSRRGAVSIFASYAPRTPVALLALGRAAQDRDAVTRQAAVKALMAIGDEALGELDTISLYPSREGDHVARWMAEHHPENALPTLLKALGRRGGTERAALREALRATVSHLGTDRGDGALVKWWSSKPTVGARAGAILALSPISAERNRMADWLKQTVTEARSFEARWRLVLAAALLPPDTVIDRWLVHMFEHAAPWMLREQALYALSQRQSAAAPKIALLAVRDRYPLVRAHAIAALTAHRQAAAWPFIAQRLSDPAEWPLVQAAAVHFVTALCLHKAAKVALMPLFRTHPARYRWLLRELAHKPTSCQIPGNL
- a CDS encoding ABC transporter ATP-binding protein: MTSSLRWLSRLVRPDCHLLAASWAFMLLASLCTVGYALFVGAAMTAFAGQAAWEAGLASRLARLPALRMWLSHHHPLWVLAWALMFLTLMRGAAALGQQRSSAVLTERVIYRCRQTLFRHMLALRAQVLARQHPGDLAMRLTADIAQLRYMLGISMASLLRDVLTSLALGALLVHLDLFLASVVLSAALVVSLLVPCFSSAMAKLHRENRATEGALSVTVTESASMVAELRSYHASRKEERRFLQQAHALHNNHLRIVRSRTALAFTVELVCAGAVALAMIIATRHGIASNSPAGLAAFFAAALLVYRPLLRLGASMQHAHAGLAALERLGDLLSLSAEPSIAEETPHASADDMPDLSLLDVSAGYGNRPVIWDMRLHIGPGECVAVVGASGSGKTTLMNVLVGNLEHNRGSMLWQGQQYGAFSPDQWRSKFAWLPQTPRLIDGSIAENIALGDPELDMDRLAQVAKFSRIDAFVEQLPDGLQTRIGANGIRLSVGETQRVAIARALYKQAPMMVLDEPTSALDGPTEHELTEALFGYRRLYPRRSIVLVSHRLSAVRMADRVLVLDGGREIERGRPLELWRTQGAFYRLFCDQLPREFMTATTTP